Genomic segment of Pseudothermotoga hypogea DSM 11164 = NBRC 106472:
ACCCAACAATCTTTCTTGGTACAGGTTCTTGGTTTCAAGAGGCTTCATCGTTGCGGCGATAGAGTATTCTCGAGGTTACAAGGCGAAGATCGACCAACTCATCGAGGAACTCAGTCGAGCCTTGATCTTCCTCGATGAGAACAGCGACAAGTTGAATCTTCCAAAATCGCGCATCTCGCTCATGGGGCTCTCTGCCGGAGGGCATTTGGCGTTGCTCACGGCCGCAAAGATGCACAAATTTGTCAAGAATGTGGTTGCGTATTATGCTCCATGCGATTTGAAGGACATCTTGGAATCGCCATCGTTGTTCGCGAAGATCGCCTTGCTCGCCACACTGAAGAGGTTCCCGTCAGGATCGAGCGAGACACTTGCGAAGTATTCCCCCGTCAACGTCGTGCACGAATTCATGCCTCCGGTGCTTTTGGTCCACGGAAAGAAAGATTCCGTCGTCCCGTACGATTCTTCAGTGAAACTTTACAGGAAGCTCAAACAACTCAATTGTCGAGTCGTGTTGTTGACACATCATGAAGCCAATCACGGTTTTGAGTTCGTCCTGAAGGATGGGAAGACCAAAGAGATCTTACAGAGGACGGTAGAATTTCTTACAGAAGGTGGTTAGAACGAACGTTTCGTTTGGGTATCAAAGAAGACCCATCGACTTCACCCTCGGTTACATATTCAAGGCAAAAAAGTTCAGAGCCTCCATGTTGAGGTTCCGCACCCTTTACGAAAAACCTGTGAAGGGTACCGAAACGGTGGAAACGTTCCTATTCGAGCCAAAAGAAACCGCTGTGGGAAACCTGTTCGTCCTGCACGGACTGGGTTCGACAAACGTTCCTTTTTTGCTCTGGATGGCGACACATCTTGCCAACGCGGGCGTTCGTGTGTTCATGCCCATACTGCCAGGGAACTTCACGCGCGTCGCGCACGGATCCACCAGTGGAAAGGACTTCTTCGATCCGAACGTTGAGCGCGCCGCGAGGTTCTGGGAGCAATCCGTGGTGGACATTCTCAGTGTGGTCGACTGGGCGAAACAACAGAATCTGTGGCATTCCAAAACGCACCTGTTCGGCTTCTGCCTCGGTGGAATGGTCGCCGTTATGTTGAACGCAGTGAGCGACGACTTCGAAAAAACGATTCTGATGACCGTCGGTGGCGAGATGGCCACACTGCTTTGGAACTCTCCAACTTTGGCTTTCTTTCGTAGAGACAGAAAGCTTCTCAATGGTGCCCCATACGGTGTTGGACAGAGAGAAAACTTTCTCAGGACCTTCGAGGAAGACATCAAAAAGCTTTCACAATTCGAAACGGTCGAACAAATGCAACGCTCAGACATCCATCCATATTTGAAACTCGATCCGCTCGCTTACGCAAAGTTCGTGAAGAAAGAGAAGATAATCTTCATAGAAGCTCTCTTCGACAGGGCACTTCCAAAGAGAAGCAGAAAGCTTCTTTGGGAAGCGCTTGGAAAGCCCAAGCGCTACGTGATACCCTCAGGTCACGTCACATGGCTTCCCTTCCAGTACGCCGTGTGCAAGTTCATCTTGAGGAACATGGACGTGAGGGAATTGAGAAGACAGCTCGAACTGCTCAGGAGGGTCGAACTGGAAGAAAAGAAATGAGACTGAGCGGTGCCGAACTTGAAAGAAGGATACAAAGGTTGTACGAAATCATGGAAACCTGCACGCTCTGTCCGAGGAACTGCAAGGTGAACAGGTTCGTCTCGAAGAACGGTGCGTGCAAGACGGGCGCCAGGCCGATCGTTTCCAGTTTCGGACCACATTTCGGTGAAGAAAGCTTTCTCGTGGGAAACAATGGTTCTGGAACTATATTCTTCACCAACTGCAACCTCAACTGCGTTTTTTGCCAGAACTGGGAGATCAGTCAAATGGGTGTGGGTGAAGAGATCGATGTGGAAGAACTTTCAAAGATCATGCTCAAACTGCAAAGGATGGGATGCGAAAACATCAACTTGGTCAGTCCAACACACCAAGTGCCTATGATAGTCGATGCCGTGTCTCGAGCTTGGCAGAAAGGTTTGAAACTTCCCATCGTCTACAACTGCGGTGGTTACGAATCGATCGAGACACTGAAACTTCTGGAAGGCATCGTGGACATCTACATGCCCGACTTCAAGTACGGAGACGACGAAAAGGCTTTGAGATACTCAAAGGTTTCCAACTACACCAGCGTCGCAAAGCGCGCGCTCGAAGAGATGTACAGACAAGTCGGACCTCTGAAGATCGAAAATGGGGTGGCCACACGGGGAGTCTTCGTGAGACACTTGATCATGCCGAACGACCCATCTTCAAGTGAGAAGGTGTTGCAGCTCATCGTCTCCGTTTCTTCGGACATCCCAGTGAACATCATGACGCAGTACTATCCTACCTTCAAAGCGCACCATTACATGGAGTTGAACAGACGCATCACTCGAGAAGAGTTCATAAAAGTTGTCGAGAAAGCCAAAGCGCTGGGTCTGAAGATCGTCAGTTGATACGTCTCAAAAATTCGTTCTTCAGCAGTAAATCGATCACATCCTGAGTCGTCTTCGCATCCACGTTCAAATACGTCGAAGCGAATGTGACCGTGGCGTCGTAATCTTGTGTGTACCTTGCGGCGAGCTGTATGACCTCTCCGAGGTTGACGATCTCTCGCTTTTCAGAGAGCTCACCAGCCTTGTCGAACCATTCGTAACCCAGAGGACCTTCAGCCGCAGCGAATATATGAAGTTTTGGTTCTACGGGCTCGATCTTTTCCCCGTGCGCCCTTTTCACAACACTTTCTATGATATCGCTTCCAGGCTTTCCAACTATTTTTTTCAAGAAACCCCTCACCCTTCCAAACGCCTGTTCGACGATGTAGTCTGGCAACGAAGGCGCGAGTTCCACAGTTCTCAGCACCGCCTTGCCAACCCATTCGAACATCTCAGGATCACACTTGTCAGGAGTGTCTTCATTGGTGTGATAGTACCTGTCGGGCCACTGACCGAGGAAAGGTGAAGGAACAGCGTAGTTCTCGAACACCGAATGGTCCGAACCGGATTTGAACGTGCTTCGGTAAAATCTTCTGCTGAACGAATCGGAACTCGTGGGTGCGAAAAGCATCATGGAATCATAGAGAAGTTCATCGTAGATCGTGTTCAGCAACGGCGGAGTTTCGTGCAGCATCATGGTGGAACCTGTCTTCTGCTGATCTTCCCCCACCATGTCCAGATTGATCACGAACTCGTAGTCGTTGTTCTGAGACGCGTAGGGAAGACTCCCGTAGAATTCGGGAAGCAGTATCACGTCCACACCAAAACCTAAGGTTTTCTGCTTCAGTTCTCTACAAAGATGGAGCGCGAGCGCAGAACCTGAGGCGTTGTCGTTCGCCCCTGGACTTGGATGACAAAGATGCGCCACGATGCCGATTCTCTTTTTCATAGCACCCTCAAAGCGCACCCTCAGAACCTGCAACGTTCCAACGTTCAACGATGCGTCCACGAACAATCTCACTTTGAAATTTTTGTTGGTCAAGCTCTTCAGAAGTTCGTACTGTCTATAGGTGAGTGAGAAACCGAAACTTTTGTGTTGACTTGCCTTGAGCGTGTGGGGAAGCGAAAGATAATTCACCGTGTCTGGCATCTGTGCCGGCGTTCTTCCGATCGACTCGTCCTGGGCTCTCATGAAATAGACCAACAAACACTTCGCGCCACGTTCCTCGACGAACTGCTTGAACGCTTTGGACGGGTTCATCTGTACCAGAACAGCCTTGTCTCTCAAATCGCCCGTGTAAGTTTCATCCACCAACTCGAGACTCTTCCAACCGTTCGTCGAATGGCTTCCGAAGAGCACCGAAGTCTTGCAATTTTTGAAACTGCTCAGAAACGTTCTGGGTTTTTCCAGCCAGAGTTCAGCATCCTTCACGTTCCAAACCATCGTCGAATCGAAGTTTCCGTAGCGAACCCCACCCGTCGAATACTCGATCGTTTCTATCTGCCGTTCTTCTATCCCCCAAGATAGTAAAAGTTCCTTCAGCCTTTCGAGCAGAAGCTTGTATTCGTCGCTACCCCTTGCCCTGTGGAATTGGCTTATGAACCTCACCGTGTCGATGATCTCTTGCCCGTCCATCTCGCACCCTCCCACAAAGATTCTAAGAGCGAACGAACGTGATCCGAAAGATTAGAGTTTTCTTAAAAACCAAAACAAAAATCTTTCATGACAGGACAATAGAAATGGAAACACAAAACTTCAGGAGGTGGTTAGAGTGAAAAGGTTCATGGTTTTGACAGTGGCACTGGTGATTTTCTCAACAATGATCTTCGCAGCAGGAAGATTTTCAAACCTTCCACAGGCCAGGTTTCAGGCTCCTTTCATGAAAAACATGCCAGCTTACAGACAAACCTTAGCTCCAAGGTATCAAGCAAGACAACAGCTCACCTACGAAGAAATGTTCAAAGAGATGAACTTGACAAAAGAACAAGCTCAAAGGATACTCAACGTGATCAAGGATGCGAATGCAAAACTTGAACAGTTACAGAAGCAGTACGAAGAACTGTACGAGAACGCCAAGAACATGAGCGTGTACGAGTTCAGAGCCAGAGTGAGGGAACTGAACCAAAAGCGTGCGGAGATCATGCAACAGATGAGAGAAGAGATAGAAAAGACGATCAACGTAGAACAGCTTCAGAGGTTGATGCAAACTTACAAACTCAGAAGGGCTGAGATGTTCGCAGGGCCTAAGGTAGGTTTCAGAGGACCAGCGTTCTTGGACGAAGAGTTCATAGACGCGCTCGAAGAGTACGTAAAGTGAATCGCACCATCCCCACAACGCGCCGGCTCAGCCGGCTCTTTTTTGTTTTAATAAAGGTTGGAGGTGATGTAGCGTGACGGAACGCTACGAGAACTACGAGTCTCAAGTTGAACCGAGAGTCGTCGAAGAGAGCATCATCGTTATGGGCGAAGCCGTTAAACAAGCACCTAAGATCACGGGTGTCCCTACAGGTATAGAGGGTCTGGACGAGTTGTTCTTCACGGTCGAGGTCAAGGACGGCAAACCCGTCAAAAAGTCCCTCGGAGGCATTCCCGCTTATGCCGTCTTCAACGTGACGGGTATTTCGGACACCGGAAAATCCCTCTTCGTTGAACAGTTCGCCGTCGCTCAGGCAGCGCGCGGTGAGAAAGTGGCCTTCGTCACAGTCGAATCACCCGCAGTTTTCGTGGCTAAGGGGTTGGAAATGCGAGCGGTAGCCATGGGGCACGAACCAGCAAAGATCGAGAAGAACATCGTACTCATCGACGCAGCTTCCCATGGATCGCTCAGAGAAAACGTGCCAGACTTGCTCACGACGCTCGCTTACGTTATAAAGCAGTACAAGGTGAGGTTCGTCGTGATCGATTCAGTCACGGGACTCTACGAGAACAAAGAAGTCGCAGCACGGGCGATCGTCAGAAGACTTTTCAACTTCATGAAAAAGTGGTACCAAACGGCACTGTTCGTCTCACAGAAGCGGAGCGGACACGAAGAGCTCACAGCGGAAGCCGCAGGAGGTTACGCGGTGAGCCACATCGTGGATGGTTGCTTCGTTTTCGCGAAAGAACTCGTAGACAGCCAGTACAAGTCAAAGATGTATGGAAAGCAAGTTGGAGACATCGTCAGACTGTTCAGAATCGACGGCTGTAGACTTTCAGGTCACGACACGCGAACGTACATCATGGAGATCACCGAAACAGGTTTGGTGAAAATTCTCAGTCCCATCGGTGGGAGGTGATGGGATGATACTGGAACCAAGGCCGTCCAACACTGGAAAGCAGATCGAACAACTCGCCACGAAGGTCCTACTCAGATCGATAGAGCTCCTCGGAGGGCTCAGTAAGCTCGCTCAACATAGAAATTTGACGTGGCTCGCATCGCTCGCCCGCGCTTGCATCGCGGTTGTATTGAAAGAAGAATACATGAAGACTGAAAAGGAGATAGCGGAGTATCTGGGTGTGTCGACTGCATCTGTGAGGAACATGTTGAGGGCTAACGTTGACGTCGTGAAAGAGAAACTCGCAGACCTCGACAAACTCTCTGAGGAAGAGAAGGGCGAACTCAAAACGCACACGGCTGGAGCCGTCGCAAAGTTCGCGTACAGGCTGGTGAAACAGGAGCAAAACACCGACACGTTGATCGAAGGATTGTCGGCCGGTGAGCCGGGCTGAAAGTTCCAGGTTCGAAGTATCAAAGACCAAACAATAGAACGAAGTTCTCAGAGATGTTCGGTGTCTTTCGGATCTCAATCTGCACGAGCCTGTAAATGATGGTGGAACCGGAAGGATTCAAGATCGTTGTCGTGGCTTGCAAAGTGTGAATTCGTGGAAACACGTTAGTGGAGTTGGGACCATGGAAAGAAGTGTTGATGATTTCAGCTATGTTGCTTGGCAGCTGTGTACCTATCCTGTACTCAGCCAGGTAGCTTTGTGCGAATTTCAAAAGCGACATGGTTTTGATCTCCAGTTCCCACTTGTTGACCATGTTCAAAGAATTCGTGATCGTCTCGAAGGCGAAGACGACAGTTATGGCGATCAAGACCAAACTGATGAGTACCTCAACGAGGCTCATACCGATCTTCATCAGTAGATCCCCCTGATCGCAAGCAAGACAAATCCTTCACGTTTTGCGGGCGTACCTATCGCGCTGATGCCCTCCAAGATCTTGTAATCGTAAATGTAGTTCTTGTAGTAGCCTGTTTGAATCCTATCTCCACTAAACGTCCCAACAGGTCCACGGTAATACTGCATCAAAGAGCCAAAGATCGTGAGTTGACCGGCAGGACTACCCTGATCGTAGCCTTCAACTTGAAAACTCTGGTCGAATGAGTAGATACTCGCCGTGATTTTGAGATTCCTTTGTTTCTCTTTGACCAAAACGTACTTGTCGGCGACGATGTTGAGAAAATCTGTTCGTGTTGCGTTTTTCATCCGTTCAACCAAATTGTTATCGACGACGATGCCATCGATCCTGTTGTATGGAAAGAGATCGCGAAAATCTTCGTACACAATGTGATCGTAGATCTCTACATTCTCCTTGGAATATATCGTGTACCTTCCGTCGACGTACATCGGTTTGTCGTTGTTGGAACGGTTGGTCAAGGCGATCGTCAGGTCACTCATGAGCACGCCGTTGAAGTCCACGTCCTTGTTGTACTCGGATGGATTGCCTGGGATGATTCCAGTTAGATCGAGCCATTTTCTCGCGTTCTCGCCATGGATGGTTATTTGCTGTGCTCCTTCTCTTGGTTTGATGGTGAAGAGATTATCTATGCCAGTCGTATACCCTTGCCTGTACTCAACCAAAACCCTGATGAAATGGTCTGCTCCCTGACCTTGAGCGCTCTTGAACTCGACGATGAGTTTTTGTGCCGTTCTGGTGTTATTTCCAACTTGTATCGTTTTTCCTTTAAGATTCAACTTTATGCCTGACTCCGCATCACTTGTCACGAACTGGTTCATCGGTTTGACCAAAGCCTCCAGATCGTTGGCGTAGTTCTGCTTTATCTTGGTCATGTTGTAATCTTCGATGTCCTGCTGGATTAAACGTTTCCATCCCATTTCGAAGCTGGGGCTTCCGGAGACTATGTTTACGTCTCCTACCTCAACAGTCGATCTGAAAATTGGATTTCCCCAAATGTTTATCGTGTCGTTGGATCTCATCGGACCATCTATCAAGTCTCGCGTGACGAAGTATATCTTCCCACCACCGGGACGAGTCTCCCTTTCAGTGAAATACGCATACTTGTTCAAAAAATCTATCGCTAAAACGGCCAAGGCGTAACTTTCCATCTTTCCGACCGAATTTCGGCTGACCACCAGAACCGAGTACGGATTTCCACCCACCATGTATGTCCCTGTAATGGGCACGACGACCGTCGAACCGCTGAGGCCAAAGGATGCTAGAGCTTCGTTGAACTTGTTCACGGCACTCAGATCGAAATATCTGTTCTCGTTGACTCTCTGAAAGAAGTTGCGCCAGAAATCACCGTCAGACTGGCTGAACAACCAGTTCTTGAACCTGTCCCACCAACCCACGTTACTCGAAACGTTGCCGTTCACCCAAGGCAATACCACACCCCTCACACCGCTGAAGCTTGGCTTCAGGAACGCCACAGACAGCTGGAGTAAATTGTGCGCACCCAGGTGTGAGAGATTCTTAGCATTTTGGAGGCTAACTCTTTTAACGTAGGCAGATAAGTTTGTGAGTATGGCAACAACGAAGATTGAAACGATGATCAACAGAACCAAGGTGAGAACCAGAACGTGGCCCTTTCTCACCGTTTCACCTCACTTCAAGTTATAGAGCACCACCGAGGAATCAAGCTTACCCAACGTCACGTTCTTCTTTGTTAGACTGTACCTTATCAACTTCCCTTGCCCCTCGAACCGACAGTCATCAAGTTCACCGAGCACAATCCTTTTCATATATCCAGCGTCATCGCTGATCTGAAGTTCGAGTTTCTTGTTCAGGAATATGAGCCTGTAACTTAGTCTGGTGGCAGAAGCGTAAGTTCCGTAGAGCTGTTTTGAGAAAGGAACGATCACGTAGAATTCAACAGAAGTGCTTTGTACCGTCAATCCTTCTATCGTTGGCCCAACCTTCAGCAATTCCCTGCGGATGGCTGCATCTATCATGGTCAGTTCATCCTGAACGGTTATTCTGTCGAAAGACACGATTGAACCTCTGTAGACGCTCGTCATGAGAAGCACGACTATAGAGAGAGCTATTGAGAGGACTATCATAACGACGAGCACTTCCGTCAAAGTAAACCCCCGCACACTCTTCACCACCGAAGACTTTTTTGATTTTACCATATTTTAGCACGGACATATCTTGATTATTACATAAGGTGTACAGTTTTTCCCCAAAACAACGGTCGATTCGTGTTCGAAGCACGTCGAGCTTCGTTTGCTTTCAAGCCAAAAGGTCCATACGTGCTTTAGTGTAGTTTTCCACCGCGATGCGAACCAACTTCACGTTCAAACCGTTCTGTTGGTAGAAGGCGAAACTCAGAAGCTTCAGAAAATCTTCTTTGCTCACCAATGCTACTTCTTGTGGTTGTTTCGGTGCAGAAATGAAGTTCAAAGCGATACGATTGTTCGACACACCGTCGATCCTCATATGAATCACCTGTTCTTTTATCGTTCAAACGCGAAAAAATTTGAACTGCTTGGAACTCTCACGATTACATTTTCCTTGTCGCATTCTTGTAGACGAAGATCACGAAGTCTAAAAGTTTTCTGTATCTGATCTGGATGGCAACTTTGCTGAGCAAATTCTCAGGTTCAGTGCTGTGGACGATCGCTTCGAGTAATTCCAAAGGCGTGTAAATTTTCAATCTGTCGACGTTCAACACCTTTGCCAGACTCTCCAAAAGTTTGATCGGCACCTTCTTGGGTTCATCGAAAAAAGAGAGCGTTTCGAGCCTCAAACGAGGAAGTATGAAAGATTCGTACTGCTGTTCCGCCGACAGTTCGCTTGGAAGTTTCAATCCCAGCAAGAAACCTGCGATGTCTCTCTCTTTCGCGTCGAGCTTCGCATAGAGCTGTTTCAAAACGTCCTCTTCGCTCGAAAGGTAATACTGTTCCCCGTAAAGTTTTCCAAAGTACGCGAGCGTGTCGAGATAACCTTCAACGAAGTATTTCCTGATCACTTCCCTATCGAAGTTCAGCACGTTTCCGAAATGTTCCCTCGGTCTGATGTACCCGATCCGAGTTCTCTCGCGAAAGATTCTCAGATAATCAAGAATATCCGCCAGACCGATCGTTCCGATATCGACGACCAAGATGTTTTCCCAGCCTTTCTCAACCGCCATGCGCACAGGAACGTTGCTGTAGATTCCACCATCGATGAACAACTTGCCTGCGATCTCTTCTCTTTTGAAGAGTGGAAAGTTCGCACTCGAGAGTATGTAATCTGCCAGCATGCCTTCGGGGATCTCTTCTATGTACAACATGTAAGGCTTCAAATCACTGATGCAGTAGGTCACCAAGCCATAGTGAACCTTAGAACTTCTTATCTTCTCCTCGGGCAGCAAGAGCTTCAGTTTCTCCCGAAGAGGCGTGATGTCTATGCCACCAGACTCGACAAGATTCTTCGCCACTTCAAAGGCTTTGAAGATGTTGAGTTCGAATATGCCACCGCTCAAGATCTTTTTCATCTCTTCGGGTACGTTCATCACCTGTTCGAATTCGACCTCGAGCCAGGCTTTTTCAGCAAAGTCGTAATCGCCATAGGCGATGAGTGCCCCGTTGATGGCTCCAACGGAAGTTCCATACACGGCAACGATATCGATGTTCAACTCTCTCAAAGCTTTCCACACACCTATTTGGTAAGCCCCCCGCGCCCCACCACCTGAAAGCACCAAAGCCACGCTGGTCGCAGCCGCCAAGAACGCGCTCACGATCTGTCACCCAAAAAGATTATAATTTCTACGGAGGTGTGCACGATGATGCGCTTGATGCTGAAATCGAAACTTCACATGGCCACCGTGACTGGAAAGAACCTCGAATACGAGGGGAGCATAGAAATAGATGAGGAGCTCATGAAGGCGGTGGACTTGAAAGAGAACGAGTTCGTCTTGGTTGCGGACGTGAACAACGGTGCAAGGTTCGAAACTTACGTGATCAAAGGGAAAGCAGGAAGTGGAACGATAGCCTTGAACGGCGCCGCAGCGCGCCTGGTGGAAGTCGGGGACAAAATCATCATCATGAGCTTTGGTCTGTTCGACGAGAACGAATACCGAGGACCGAAGGTCGCGATATTGGGAGAAGGGAACAAGGTGGTGGGGCTGAAGTGAGAGCTGTCATTCTTCTGCTTTCATTTTTTCCACTTCACCACCAGATGGGTACGACGAAGCTATAGCTTACACCCGTTTCGGTGACGGTTGCTCCCGGTAGAACGCTCTGCAACCTGCTATAATCCACAACTCCGCTGTAAGTTATGGTGACATGATAAGCTTCATCGTTTCTGGTGGCAGAGAGTGTAATGGGCAAGTTCCTGCACGCTCGTGAGATAGCTCTTACTCACAAGAAAGTTCAGATCGAAGTTCGTCTGCGTGGGTGGTTTTTCGACCGAAACGTAGCTTTCAGCGGCGGCTCTGATGTTTCTCAGGTTCATCGCAACTCGTGTTGCTCTTGCTTGGTGTACCGCGTTCACGGCGAAGGATGTCACTATGGTGAGAAGAATCGCAATTACAGCTAAAACGGTCAGAAGTTCGATCAAGGTGAAGGCTTTAAGCATTTTTCCCGAACCTTTCCGTCGGTATCGATCAATTCATTATAAACCATGGCCTTGGGAAAATACAACTCTTTTATGGGCTTTACACAAGGAATTTTGTTTCGAGGAAAATTGTGAGGTTAGCCTCTCGCCCTTCAACGATATGGGTATCGAGCTTAAGGGTAAAATGAAAAAAACCGGCGAGACCGCCGGTTGAGTTTCTTTAATGACGCTCACCACCAGATCGGGATGCTGAAGCTGTAAGTTACGTTGTTGCCAGTACGGGTTGCTTCTGGTAATATGCCTCTCAGCTTATCGATATCAACACCACCTGTGTACACTATTTGGGCAGTCACAACCGTTGCAGCCTGCGTTGCTGTTATCCTGTAGTTTTCCAAGCCAGCCGTGTTCGTGAGATAACCCTGAGTCTTGAGGTTATCAATGCTTAAACCCGTTGCGGTTTTGTTAATCATAACGAAGCTTTCTGCAGCCGATCTAATGTTCCTCAGGTTCGACGCCACCTGTGTTGCCTTCGCCTGCGCCACTG
This window contains:
- a CDS encoding patatin-like phospholipase family protein, which encodes MSAFLAAATSVALVLSGGGARGAYQIGVWKALRELNIDIVAVYGTSVGAINGALIAYGDYDFAEKAWLEVEFEQVMNVPEEMKKILSGGIFELNIFKAFEVAKNLVESGGIDITPLREKLKLLLPEEKIRSSKVHYGLVTYCISDLKPYMLYIEEIPEGMLADYILSSANFPLFKREEIAGKLFIDGGIYSNVPVRMAVEKGWENILVVDIGTIGLADILDYLRIFRERTRIGYIRPREHFGNVLNFDREVIRKYFVEGYLDTLAYFGKLYGEQYYLSSEEDVLKQLYAKLDAKERDIAGFLLGLKLPSELSAEQQYESFILPRLRLETLSFFDEPKKVPIKLLESLAKVLNVDRLKIYTPLELLEAIVHSTEPENLLSKVAIQIRYRKLLDFVIFVYKNATRKM
- a CDS encoding alpha/beta hydrolase family protein produces the protein MKKREKFLNRIKFLLKLFVLFISASFGFTIFLFVVLLFNLPYIRRAVFGKLPFKTEKKPWSRVVTFEYMKNLWVDIFYPRGEPRGVVLFAHGGGWISGYRRQPNNLSWYRFLVSRGFIVAAIEYSRGYKAKIDQLIEELSRALIFLDENSDKLNLPKSRISLMGLSAGGHLALLTAAKMHKFVKNVVAYYAPCDLKDILESPSLFAKIALLATLKRFPSGSSETLAKYSPVNVVHEFMPPVLLVHGKKDSVVPYDSSVKLYRKLKQLNCRVVLLTHHEANHGFEFVLKDGKTKEILQRTVEFLTEGG
- a CDS encoding DUF4900 domain-containing protein; the encoded protein is MRKGHVLVLTLVLLIIVSIFVVAILTNLSAYVKRVSLQNAKNLSHLGAHNLLQLSVAFLKPSFSGVRGVVLPWVNGNVSSNVGWWDRFKNWLFSQSDGDFWRNFFQRVNENRYFDLSAVNKFNEALASFGLSGSTVVVPITGTYMVGGNPYSVLVVSRNSVGKMESYALAVLAIDFLNKYAYFTERETRPGGGKIYFVTRDLIDGPMRSNDTINIWGNPIFRSTVEVGDVNIVSGSPSFEMGWKRLIQQDIEDYNMTKIKQNYANDLEALVKPMNQFVTSDAESGIKLNLKGKTIQVGNNTRTAQKLIVEFKSAQGQGADHFIRVLVEYRQGYTTGIDNLFTIKPREGAQQITIHGENARKWLDLTGIIPGNPSEYNKDVDFNGVLMSDLTIALTNRSNNDKPMYVDGRYTIYSKENVEIYDHIVYEDFRDLFPYNRIDGIVVDNNLVERMKNATRTDFLNIVADKYVLVKEKQRNLKITASIYSFDQSFQVEGYDQGSPAGQLTIFGSLMQYYRGPVGTFSGDRIQTGYYKNYIYDYKILEGISAIGTPAKREGFVLLAIRGIY
- a CDS encoding type II secretion system protein codes for the protein MLKAFTLIELLTVLAVIAILLTIVTSFAVNAVHQARATRVAMNLRNIRAAAESYVSVEKPPTQTNFDLNFLVSKSYLTSVQELAHYTLCHQKR
- a CDS encoding type II secretion system protein; translated protein: MKIGMSLVEVLISLVLIAITVVFAFETITNSLNMVNKWELEIKTMSLLKFAQSYLAEYRIGTQLPSNIAEIINTSFHGPNSTNVFPRIHTLQATTTILNPSGSTIIYRLVQIEIRKTPNISENFVLLFGL
- a CDS encoding radical SAM protein, producing MRLSGAELERRIQRLYEIMETCTLCPRNCKVNRFVSKNGACKTGARPIVSSFGPHFGEESFLVGNNGSGTIFFTNCNLNCVFCQNWEISQMGVGEEIDVEELSKIMLKLQRMGCENINLVSPTHQVPMIVDAVSRAWQKGLKLPIVYNCGGYESIETLKLLEGIVDIYMPDFKYGDDEKALRYSKVSNYTSVAKRALEEMYRQVGPLKIENGVATRGVFVRHLIMPNDPSSSEKVLQLIVSVSSDIPVNIMTQYYPTFKAHHYMELNRRITREEFIKVVEKAKALGLKIVS
- a CDS encoding DUF4910 domain-containing protein is translated as MDGQEIIDTVRFISQFHRARGSDEYKLLLERLKELLLSWGIEERQIETIEYSTGGVRYGNFDSTMVWNVKDAELWLEKPRTFLSSFKNCKTSVLFGSHSTNGWKSLELVDETYTGDLRDKAVLVQMNPSKAFKQFVEERGAKCLLVYFMRAQDESIGRTPAQMPDTVNYLSLPHTLKASQHKSFGFSLTYRQYELLKSLTNKNFKVRLFVDASLNVGTLQVLRVRFEGAMKKRIGIVAHLCHPSPGANDNASGSALALHLCRELKQKTLGFGVDVILLPEFYGSLPYASQNNDYEFVINLDMVGEDQQKTGSTMMLHETPPLLNTIYDELLYDSMMLFAPTSSDSFSRRFYRSTFKSGSDHSVFENYAVPSPFLGQWPDRYYHTNEDTPDKCDPEMFEWVGKAVLRTVELAPSLPDYIVEQAFGRVRGFLKKIVGKPGSDIIESVVKRAHGEKIEPVEPKLHIFAAAEGPLGYEWFDKAGELSEKREIVNLGEVIQLAARYTQDYDATVTFASTYLNVDAKTTQDVIDLLLKNEFLRRIN
- a CDS encoding OmpH/Skp family outer membrane protein — translated: MKRFMVLTVALVIFSTMIFAAGRFSNLPQARFQAPFMKNMPAYRQTLAPRYQARQQLTYEEMFKEMNLTKEQAQRILNVIKDANAKLEQLQKQYEELYENAKNMSVYEFRARVRELNQKRAEIMQQMREEIEKTINVEQLQRLMQTYKLRRAEMFAGPKVGFRGPAFLDEEFIDALEEYVK
- the panD gene encoding aspartate 1-decarboxylase, which encodes MMRLMLKSKLHMATVTGKNLEYEGSIEIDEELMKAVDLKENEFVLVADVNNGARFETYVIKGKAGSGTIALNGAAARLVEVGDKIIIMSFGLFDENEYRGPKVAILGEGNKVVGLK
- a CDS encoding PulJ/GspJ family protein encodes the protein MVKSKKSSVVKSVRGFTLTEVLVVMIVLSIALSIVVLLMTSVYRGSIVSFDRITVQDELTMIDAAIRRELLKVGPTIEGLTVQSTSVEFYVIVPFSKQLYGTYASATRLSYRLIFLNKKLELQISDDAGYMKRIVLGELDDCRFEGQGKLIRYSLTKKNVTLGKLDSSVVLYNLK
- a CDS encoding KaiC domain-containing protein, whose amino-acid sequence is MTERYENYESQVEPRVVEESIIVMGEAVKQAPKITGVPTGIEGLDELFFTVEVKDGKPVKKSLGGIPAYAVFNVTGISDTGKSLFVEQFAVAQAARGEKVAFVTVESPAVFVAKGLEMRAVAMGHEPAKIEKNIVLIDAASHGSLRENVPDLLTTLAYVIKQYKVRFVVIDSVTGLYENKEVAARAIVRRLFNFMKKWYQTALFVSQKRSGHEELTAEAAGGYAVSHIVDGCFVFAKELVDSQYKSKMYGKQVGDIVRLFRIDGCRLSGHDTRTYIMEITETGLVKILSPIGGR
- a CDS encoding alpha/beta hydrolase, translating into MLRFRTLYEKPVKGTETVETFLFEPKETAVGNLFVLHGLGSTNVPFLLWMATHLANAGVRVFMPILPGNFTRVAHGSTSGKDFFDPNVERAARFWEQSVVDILSVVDWAKQQNLWHSKTHLFGFCLGGMVAVMLNAVSDDFEKTILMTVGGEMATLLWNSPTLAFFRRDRKLLNGAPYGVGQRENFLRTFEEDIKKLSQFETVEQMQRSDIHPYLKLDPLAYAKFVKKEKIIFIEALFDRALPKRSRKLLWEALGKPKRYVIPSGHVTWLPFQYAVCKFILRNMDVRELRRQLELLRRVELEEKK